A window of Zingiber officinale cultivar Zhangliang chromosome 5A, Zo_v1.1, whole genome shotgun sequence contains these coding sequences:
- the LOC121982769 gene encoding homologous-pairing protein 2 homolog isoform X2, whose translation MPPKPDSAEGIVLSFVDEKYNLKKTAVQKALDTLSDNGQISFKEYGKQKIYLARQDKFKIPNKEELDQMKEDIRNLQDALGIQKKAITEVEAEIKALQSNLTLEEIRTKEAELLSEVDEMGSKLSKLLSGVVLVKPEDKKLIEGTYIEKINHWKRRKRMFKELWDAITENSPKDLKEFKEELGLEYDEDIGVSFQMYGELDNHSKKRKIAR comes from the exons ATGCCGCCCAAGCCCGACAGCGCTGAAG GCATTGTTCTCAGTTTCGTCGATGAG AAATACAATCTTAAGAAAACTGCAGTCCAGAAGGCACTGGACACGCTATCAGATAATGGACAAATTTCATTTAAAGAGTATGGCAAACAGAAGATCTACCTTGCTCGTCAGGATAAATTCAAGATACCAAACAAGGAAGAGCTTGATCAAATGAAGGAGGACATTAGGAACTTGCAGGATGCACTTGGAATTCAAAAGAAAGCTATAACAGAAGTCGAGGCTG AAATTAAAGCTCTCCAGTCTAATTTGACATTGGAAGAAATACGAACAAAGGAGGCTGAGCTGCTAAGTGAG GTTGATGAAATGGGAAGCAAGCTAAGTAAGCTGCTTAGTGGCGTTGTTCTGGTAAAACCAGAAGACAAAAAGTTGATTGAGGGCACCTATATTGAAAAGATCAATCATTGGAAAAGACGTAAGAGGATGTTTAAAGAGTTGTGGGACGCTATTACTGAGAACTCGccaaaggatttaaaagaatttaag GAGGAACTTGGGCTAGAGTATGATGAAGATATTGGAGTGAGTTTTCAAATGTACGGCGAGTTGGATAATCATAGTAAGAAAAGGAAAATAGCACGTTGA
- the LOC121982769 gene encoding homologous-pairing protein 2 homolog isoform X1, translating into MPPKPDSAEGIVLSFVDEQNRPLNSQNVADALQKYNLKKTAVQKALDTLSDNGQISFKEYGKQKIYLARQDKFKIPNKEELDQMKEDIRNLQDALGIQKKAITEVEAEIKALQSNLTLEEIRTKEAELLSEVDEMGSKLSKLLSGVVLVKPEDKKLIEGTYIEKINHWKRRKRMFKELWDAITENSPKDLKEFKEELGLEYDEDIGVSFQMYGELDNHSKKRKIAR; encoded by the exons ATGCCGCCCAAGCCCGACAGCGCTGAAG GCATTGTTCTCAGTTTCGTCGATGAG CAAAATAGGCCATTGAACTCTCAGAATGTTGCTGACGCTCTGCAGAAATACAATCTTAAGAAAACTGCAGTCCAGAAGGCACTGGACACGCTATCAGATAATGGACAAATTTCATTTAAAGAGTATGGCAAACAGAAGATCTACCTTGCTCGTCAGGATAAATTCAAGATACCAAACAAGGAAGAGCTTGATCAAATGAAGGAGGACATTAGGAACTTGCAGGATGCACTTGGAATTCAAAAGAAAGCTATAACAGAAGTCGAGGCTG AAATTAAAGCTCTCCAGTCTAATTTGACATTGGAAGAAATACGAACAAAGGAGGCTGAGCTGCTAAGTGAG GTTGATGAAATGGGAAGCAAGCTAAGTAAGCTGCTTAGTGGCGTTGTTCTGGTAAAACCAGAAGACAAAAAGTTGATTGAGGGCACCTATATTGAAAAGATCAATCATTGGAAAAGACGTAAGAGGATGTTTAAAGAGTTGTGGGACGCTATTACTGAGAACTCGccaaaggatttaaaagaatttaag GAGGAACTTGGGCTAGAGTATGATGAAGATATTGGAGTGAGTTTTCAAATGTACGGCGAGTTGGATAATCATAGTAAGAAAAGGAAAATAGCACGTTGA